The following is a genomic window from Ficedula albicollis isolate OC2 chromosome 21, FicAlb1.5, whole genome shotgun sequence.
GGAGCCATGGTGGGTGTCTCTGGCAGGCTCTCTACCACTGCCACAGGGTCATCCCCAAAAAACTCCTGCACGAGATCCTCGAAGCCGTCAAGCCAATGGCGGTGGCCAGCCTcgacctgctccagcacggtGCGGTGGAAATGGCGGACGCGgtgccagctgtggctgcccaggcGGTCAAACATCTCGTAGCAGAGGAGGTGGCGGAAGCGCCGCTCCTCGGGGCTGAGGggcatctccagcagctggaagtaGCCGAGCATGAAGAGGTCGAGCGGGAGGCTGTCGTGGGGCATGGGTGAGCCGCCGACGTGGGGCAGGAAGTGTTGGGGCCAGTACAGCACCGTGGTGCGGCTCAGCCGCCGGATCTGACGCCCTGGGACCCGGCGGGCGACACTCCTCCAGCGGGCCAGCAGCCGCCCCGCTGACGGTCGCCGCCTCCCCGGCCGCCGCGGCCGCTCCTCCCCAGGCACCGCCGCGAGTGCCCGCTTCTTCCAGTGCTCCAGGAAGAGGAAGACGGCGCGCTCCTTGCACCCCTTGGCGCGTTCATGCGGGCTGCTTGGCTCCGGCAGCGCTGGCCTGCTCCGCCGCAGCGCCCCGTCCCCGTATTCCTCCTCCAGGATGGGCCGGCGGGTGCTACCACGGGGCTGCACCCGCTTGCGCTTAGTGACCCTGGGGGGAGGTGCAGGGGGCCCCCCTGGCCCCTCGTAGTTGGCCTTGAGGCTGCGGACAGAGACCCCGCAACCCAGGATCTCGCTCCGGGCGTCGTGTTGGGCACCGGGGCTGCCCACTGCGCGCCCCGCNNNNNNNNNNNNNNNNNNNNNNNNNNNNNNNNccccccccccccccccccccccccccccccccccccccccccccccccccccccccccccccccccccccccccccccccccccccccccccccccccccccccccccccccccccccccccccccccccccccccccccccccccccccccccccccccccccccccccccccccccccccccccccccccccccccccccccccccccccccccccccccccccccccccccccccccccccccccccccccccccccccccccccccccccccccccccccccccccccccccccccccccccccccccccccccccccccccccccccccccccccccccccccccccccccccccccccccccccccccccccccccccccccccccccccccccccccccccgggaaagAGGGCAAAGGGGCTCTTGAGGCCATGCCGCACGCACCTCCTGCCACTGCCGCCGTGGGTGGCATCCCCGGGGTATGACGCCTCTGCATGCAGGTAGGCTGGTCCCCAGACCAACTGGGAGCCAGAGGCAATGCCACGCACGCCATCTCGCCAGGTCCGGAGCTGCTTGGGCCATGCCCGCGCCGCGCTCGCCGCCGCAGCACGTGGGACCCCCCCCCTACCTTGCGCcgctgctcctcttcctcctgcatgCGGAGCTGCAGCTTGCGAACCATCACCTGCCGCTTCCACTCGGGGATGGGCCGACCCTGCTCGTCCTGGCTCGGCACCAGCGCCTCCACCTCCACCGCTGCCCCAGCGCCTGCCGCCGGCACCGGTGAGCTTCCGTTCAGCACCGGCTCTGGTGAGCCCCCCGCCAGGCAGCGTGGTGGCCCAGCAGCCTCGGGGGTGGCCGGCGGGGTGGGCGTCCTGGTGGGTGACGGGGAGGACACTGGCGACTCTGCCtgtggaaggagagagggagggcGGTGGGCacttgctgtgctgtgctccgCCGCACCGCCGGCTCCCCTGGCCCCCATCACCACCTACGTTGGCCCCTCCCTGGCCGCTGCCGGAGAAGACGGTGGTGAAGCCTTTGCTCTGTGGCGTTGGCTTGAGGCTCTTCCCAGCTTTGATCTCGGCCAGCAGCTCCGAGTTGTCGCCGGTTGGGGACATCATGTTGAAGGACTTGGTGCCTgaagggaggcaggagaggcacTAAGTACCCCACCAGCACCATCTCGCTGCCCCTGTGAATCCCCCAATAGCTTGCAGCATAGGGGGGCTGGATGAGCGGCTGGCTGACTACCCCCTCCCCACCATCCAGGAGCCCCTGCAACGCCCCTGAAGCAGCATCCGGACACTCAGTTCATCGGTCCACAGAAACAGCACATCACCAAACTCCTGGGTCCATCAGACCCCAGTGGAGCAACTCCCCAGCACTCAACAGCCTGGCACCCCAGCTCCACAAATCCATAAGACCAGCACACCACCAGCAGCTTACAGGGTTCATGgcaccctgctgcagcagcatcccagcaccccaaCACTCAGCTTCAAgggtcccagcctggctccagaccCGAATGCCACTCCATGCCCCCGAAGCACTATATTGCAACAGAAGTGTGCCTATGGAGGGAGGGCTCCATGGCCGGTGGCAGCCCTCCCGCTGCAAGACGGCCCCTACACTCCCCTGGCAGGTCCCGGCAGCGATGCACCGACAGCCTGAGCCAGACTCCCTGGCAGCCCGGTGCCCAAAGAGCTGCGTGGCACCGGCAACCCGGGGATGCTCTTCCCCCTGCTAAGCCACCCGCCTCGCGAGCACCCACCGTCCGTGCCAGCCATGCGTGAGTCCCTAACGGCCCATGGTACCGTGCCAAGGCAGAGCCCCCTCCCCGCGGCCGGCAAGCCGGAGCCAAAGGGCTGCGGGTGCTGAGGGCCCAGCGGGACGCGCGCGCTGCCATCCAGCGCCGGCTGAGACCCCCCGGTGCCGGGAGCCGGCGCTAATAAAGCGGGCGCCGAGCAGCGGCCAAGCCCGCCGGCTGCAGTCAGCGGCGGGGGAGCGGCCGGTGCGCTCACGTGGCGGGGTCACACCGGCCGGCtgagcgccccccccccccccccccccccccccccccccccccccccccccccccccccccccccccccccccccccccccccccccccccccccccccccccccccccccccccccccccccccccccccccccccccccccccccccccccccccccccccccccccccccccccccccccccccccccccccccccccccccccccccccccccccccccccccccccccccccccccccccccccccccccccccccccccccccccccccccccccccccccccccccccccccccccccccccccccccccccccccccccccccccccccccccccccccccccccccccccccccccccccccccccccccccccccccccccccccccccccccccccccccccccccccccccccccccccccccccccccccccccccccccccccccccccccccccccccccccccccccccccccccccccccccccccccccccccccccccccccccccccccccccccccccccccccccccccccccccccccccccccccccccccccccccccccccccccccccccccccccccccccccccccccccccccccccccccccccccccccccccccccccccccccccccccccccccccccccccccccccccccccccccccccccccccccccccccccccccccccccccccccccccccccccccccccccccccccccccccccccccccccccccccccccccccccccccccccccccccccccccccccccccccccccccccccccccccccccccccccccccccccccccccccccccccccccccccccccccccccccccccccccccccccccccccccccccccccccccccccccccccccccccccccccccccccccccccccccccccccccccccccccccccccccccccccccccccccccccccccccccccccccccccccccccccccccccccccccccccccccccccccccccccccccccccccccccccccccccccccccccccccccccccccccccccccccccccccccccccccccccccccccccccccccccccccccccccccccccccccccccccccccccccccccccccccccccccccccccccccccccccccccccccccccccccccccccccccccccccccccccccccccccccccccccccccccccccccccccccccccccccccccccccccccccccccccccccccccccccccccccccccccccccccccccccccccccccccccccccccccccccccccccccccccccccccccccccccccccccccccccccccccccccccccccccccccccccccccccccccccccccccccccccccccccccccccccccccccccccccccccccccccccccccccccccccccccccccccccccccccccccccccccccccccccccccccccccgggggcggAGGGGGCAGCTCGGCACCAGGTTTGCTCTCCCCATTGCTCATGGTGTCCGCCGAGATGGGTGATGCCTGGAAGAGAGAGCATGGGCAGGCGTTGCTAGGTGCCGGTGCCACTAAGCTGTGCACAGGCTAGCGGCGCGGGGCTCACCTCCTCGGTGTGCGCCATTCGCTGGGGGCCTGGCTGCTCGGCCACGACGTGCCCCAGGTGCTTGTAGTAGTCACCGGTGCTCGGCTGCTTGCCGAAATTCCTTGACCGCCTGCTGGAGTCGGCCCGGCGCAGGCCCTCGGGACTGCTGTCTCGTGATGCCAGCTGCAATGGGGAAACCACCTCAGCACCGCCGTGCCCGGCTATGACCGTGGCACAGGGCCGTGCTGGAGTATGAATGACCCTGCCAGCGGTTTGCCTTGGGGCagatgcagagctgggaacagacAACAGGTGCATGTCCTGGAGTCTGTTCGGCAAACGGCTCTACCGGGGGCTGCGTGCCATGGTGGCAGCGTGCGGCATCAGTGCCTGGCACTGTGACcccacagcctgtgcccaggATCCTGTCCAAGCCTCCCCCGGGATAACCCCCTGGGAACAGGAGTGCCGAGCCCTAGCCCGCGGATTACCGGAAGCTTATCCCGCGCGGGGCTGGGGCCCGGTTCCAAACCTCCCTCTGAACAGGGCTCTCAAGCAGCGCAGCCTCAGCTCACCCCGGCGCATTCCACAGCGGCTTTGCGAGTTGTGCTGCcgagtgctgtgctgcagggggctgtgcctgctccctggGTCTGGGGTGCCACCGTGGCATAGCCCTGCTCCCCTTGTTGGGGGCCTCGCTATTTGCATTTCCCCGTACGCCACCTCCACCCATGGCATTTTCACGGTGAGCCCGTGTGCTCGCCGCCGTCGCCAGCCCCAGCTAAGTCAACAAACGTAAGCTCGGTGCTTCCTACTCCGGCTGCCATGGGAGTTGTGCCaagcctggctcctgctccgGCAGTCCCAGCCCCGGTCTGGCGCAGTGGTCCGTGCCGCTGAACCCCATTTCATGGGGTACCCACACCAGTGTGGCACCGCTCTGCCAcacacccacagctccccaaGGCAGCCCGTTACTCCTGTAAGCACTAAAGAACCAAGGCTGTGTGCAACCACGACTCCTGAGCCCACCACGTGCCTAGCACACACTCCTCTGCCGAGACCCCCACCCTATGTGCCCCGTCCCCCAGAGCGCTGGGCTCTGCCGGTGTCCTGACCATGCCCAGAATCTTGTCCCCAGTGAGGTGGCGAGAGCCATGGTAGGGGGTCAGGGCGGCCCTAAAACTGCTGCATCCCTATGCCCCCCCAGCCCGCCATGGAGGGCTGCACCCCTCTTACCTGTGCACGCCTGGATGAGCCCTCTCAGCTCCTGGCAGCGCTGGCTGTGCCACCCGACACCTGCGGCGCGGGCGACACCGGAGCCGGCCGCTCGGGTTACCGCCTGCGCAGCTGCCACGCCCAGCTCGGCATGGTGCCGGTGGCATCGCTGGGCCGCATGGGCGCGGCTGCCATGGCATGGCATGATGCTGCCGGGTGCCCCAGCCAGTGCAGCAGCGGAGTGGgcccacccagtgccatggAGCCACCAGAGCATCACTGGCCCCAGCTTGCTGCATCCTCGCTGCTGGttgagccccagcccctcccatTGCATGCCAGCTTTGCAGGCATGTGGCCTCCAGCTGGGACTGTACCCTCCCGGTGCAGGCAACAACTCCTCGAAGGGGATTGTGCCCGGTGGCATGTCCCCCCCGGGTGATATGTCCCTTGAGCTGTGAATGGGGCATGGTGCAGGGGACACGGTGCATGGGGCCGTACCTCTCGGCGCAGCGCCTGGCTCTCCACATGCCGCAGGTTGTTCTTGGCCCGCACGTAGATGTCAGCGGTGTGGGGGGCAGCGGGGGGTGCAGGTGCAGGGTAGCCAGGGGGtggcggggcccccccccccccccccccccccccccccccccccccccccccccccccccccccccccccccccccccccccccccccccccccccccccccccccccccccccccccccccccccccccccccccccccccccccccccccccccc
Proteins encoded in this region:
- the ESPN gene encoding espin: MNPRRGRTEGPGRESGGQARKEAAIHKTTLPSGGRDRDRDRDRDRTVKVRVEPKADRARLSAPRGRLRRGTGGIRRTRRVPGIPEGFSREGSTYSRGLPPPPGVTQRRDRGDPSHFLLQDTDNSGATILHLAARFGHHEVIDWLLRFGGSDPTAATNTGALPVHYAAVKGDFPSLRLLLGHCPSTLSAQTKTGATPLYLACQEGHLEIIQYLVQDCGADPHARAYDGMTPLHAAAQMGHNTVIVWLMSFTTVSLSERDAEGATAMHFAASRGHAKVLSWLLLHGGEITADGWGGTPLHDAAENGELECCQILVVNGADLSIRDQDGYTAADLAEYNGHSHCAQYLRTVENMSVEHRVLSRDPSADGECRQPDSGMSSPNTTASVPQARFEVGSPASTLSNYDSCHSSQSSTGEKRGGPPGAPAARAPPPPGYPAPAPPAAPHTADIYVRAKNNLRHVESQALRRELASRDSSPEGLRRADSSRRSRNFGKQPSTGDYYKHLGHVVAEQPGPQRMAHTEEASPISADTMSNGESKPGAELPPPPPGAGGLGRCSAPALLAPAPGTGGSQPALDGSARVPLGPQHPQPFGSGLPAAGRGLCLGTVPWAVRDSRMAGTDGTKSFNMMSPTGDNSELLAEIKAGKSLKPTPQSKGFTTVFSGSGQGGANAESPVSSPSPTRTPTPPATPEAAGPPRCLAGGSPEPVLNGSSPVPAAGAGAAVEVEALVPSQDEQGRPIPEWKRQVMVRKLQLRMQEEEEQRRKVGGGSHVLRRRARRGHGPSSSGPGEMACVALPLAPSWSGDQPTCMQRRHTPGMPPTAAVAGVGSPGAQHDARSEILGCGVSVRSLKANYEGPGGPPAPPPRVTKRKRVQPRGSTRRPILEEEYGDGALRRSRPALPEPSSPHERAKGCKERAVFLFLEHWKKRALAAVPGEERPRRPGRRRPSAGRLLARWRSVARRVPGRQIRRLSRTTVLYWPQHFLPHVGGSPMPHDSLPLDLFMLGYFQLLEMPLSPEERRFRHLLCYEMFDRLGSHSWHRVRHFHRTVLEQVEAGHRHWLDGFEDLVQEFFGDDPVAVVESLPETPTMAPEGQGAALPVPELGEFSEEDVCRFIDRSFSFWKEKEAEMFDT